CCCTCTTCAGGTTCTGGGCAAGAAGGCGATGGAGCAGAAGAAGATGCTGAATGTCGTGGAGCTCcaagtaataaaaaaacatgtatACTTGTCTTCTCTTCCTTTTCATTCATATTTATAGATATAACTGTTATATTTCAGTGTATGAATCCGAGAAGGCGCCTGAAGGATACAACGGATATGTAAGACAGCATTCAAGAATGAGTCCAAAATCCCCACAGAAGCATGTTCTGTCAAATAATGAGAAACTTGGGTTAGAACAAGCTAGAGAAAAGACACTAAATCGTTCGCTGTCGAAGAAAACAACACAACCAGCTGCAGCTCCTGCTGCTACAGCTGCTACTACACCCTCTGGTCCAAGCAAGATACTGACCAAACCCGTAGCCGAGAAGAATCTGACACCAGCATATGCTGAAGGATCAGAAACAGCTCAGTATATAACCTCGAAATTTCAAGGTCTCTCAGTTTCCAAACCTGGAGAGCACCACAGTTCATCAACAACAGCTGCAACAACTCATAAACCTTCGTCGTTGACCATTCGTGCTTCACGTACTCCTCCAGCTAAGATGCCCTCTCAAACAGGTCAGAGTACTCCTCGAGCTTCGTCAAATCCGATGGGAACTCCAACACCTTCGCCACCCGCGTCTGCTCCACCGATTGCGAGCAGTACTAGCCCCACCTCACAAATATGGGATAAGGGTGTTTCGGTGAAGGAATACTTGATGAACAAATTTGAGCCAGGTGAAGATGAGAAAGCTCTCTCGAAAGTGATATCGGAAGCAATGAGTCCTAGGAGAAATCCCGGTGATGTGGGCGTGATTGAGAAGGTGAGAGAAGCTGTAACCTCTTTGCTCCGAACTGAGGAACCAACAAAACCTGAAGACACAAACACAACCAATACTACCCATACACCATCCCAAGTCTCAGCATCTACCAGCACTACTCGTACACCGTCCCAAGTCTCAGCATCTACCAGCACTACTCGCGCACCATCCCAAGTGTCAGCATCTACCACCACTACTCGCGGACCATCCCAAATCTCAGCATCTAGCACCACTACTCGCTCACCATCCCAAGTCTCAGCATCTACCAGCACTACTCGCACACCATCCCAACTCTCTGCATCTACCAGCACTACTCACGCACCATCCCAAGTCTCAGCATCTACCAGCACTACTCGCGCACCATCCCAAGTCTCAGTATCTACCAGCACTACTCGCGCACCATCTCGAATCCCTGTATCTTTCAACGCTCAAGAAGGTAATTTACTAGTTTCGTacaatctgatttttttttcctatacaTTATTTTTGTCTCTACATAAGCCAATGATTCATTTGATCATTCTAAATATGCAGCAGTTCAGGAAGAAAACCATGGCAGGATTCTTCAGGCAAATTGAAATCCTCGTGATGTGTTTGCTGCACTTTTGTGTATGCAGTTTCTGTTCAGCCATGTTGTATATGTACCTGATTATTAGGCTGAAAAGATAGTTTCCCTTatatttgtaaaattttaattgttcgTAATAAGTTCTGTTTTCTGCGTGTAACCTGAAGGATACATTGTATATTTGTATAACATTGCATATAATTAAATCTTTTTGCCTCAGAATATTTTATAGTTGCAAACAAAAATAAGGCAAGGTAAAATAATAACATAGCACCCTTATGTGATTTGAGAACCTTGGTTAGAGATTAtaatttcatctttttattgcAAACATTACCGTGAGCGTGAAATTCCACACATGAGATATACAAAAGGTGACACTATATATAATTCACTCACATCAAAAGGAGTTAGTTTCTGCTGTCACTTCAAGATTTTGGATTCAATATCTTCTAAGCTCAAGCCTTTTGTCTCCGGGACAGAAGTTATGATGAACACAAGTGACACTAAAGCAATGGCTGCAAAAAGGAGAAAAAGGTTCTCTGCTCCTAGATACTCCTGCAGTGGAATTTAACGAGGATTATAAACTCCAACAGCAATCAGAAAACGTTAAAAACTGATAAAGTTATCttcaataagaaaataaaactgGAAGTAAAGAATCGAAAACCTTCAATGGTGAGAATGCAAAGGTAACAACGGCATTTGAAGCGAAGTTGGTAAGAACAGCCATACTAATCCCCCGTCCTCTAGTGCGAAGTGGGAAAATTTCTGACACCATAAGCCAACTTATCGGCCCAAATGATATCTGCAATTCAAATGTAATTTAACATAAATCTACTGTAATACTTTAAGCCATGGTAATCAGTATCTTACTATGCATATTGCTCGTATCTTGATTTGATACAAAACTGAATCGATACAAATCTCTAATGTATATCTATTCTGAACATGAATCTCATCTTGAGTTACAATTTATTATGATAAATTCCGGTTCACCAGAATGAATCTTGATTCGTTACATAAACTTAGTGTAACTAGCCACTTCTTTTGTCAAACTCTGTATAAACAgccacttttctttttcatttgatttataaCTTGAATcttgaatattttgtggtttgtATATGATATATAATATACGAGCTTATAATTTTCTCTGCTTGTTTTTACTTAAAATGTTATAATTTTATTGGTAATGCATCTTACGATTCATAATAAGATTTGATTCACGATTCGGAAAATAGGCCTTCCAATTCACAATTTAAATCTTGATTTGATAATCATGCTTTAAGCTGCATCAACACTAAGGACAATGGTTATATAGTATACTATTGCTAAACCAGAAGAATTTTTCATTTATTGCTAGGCTCTCCCTTTCTAGGAGTAGAGAGGTCTCCTAATTGGACTTCACTTCAACCTATATTCTAATTTCCACATTATATGGCCAAAGTTAATTAAATACTACTGAAGGACTTTCGTCCTGGTTGAATATGACAAGAAATAGAAGCAGGACCAATGACTAGAAAACCTTTACCTGGTAGCAACCAACGTAAAGAAGTAATGCCCCAACAGCCACAATCGGTAACCCTCCGAGAAATTTATAATAGGCAGAAAGGAGAACTAAAGATAGGGCCTgcagaaataaaagaaaaatgaataacCATTGAATTTGATAAGTTGAAGTACTGTAAGAATCTGTTAGTTCATATGCAATAGAATTCCTACAATGCCACTGACACCTCCAATCAGCAAAGGTCTTCTCCCCAAATCATCTACTTTTAGGACAGCAACCGATGTCATTACTAGCTACAGGTTGATCGATCACAAAAACAATATCGTCAGTGTACCAAAGTGGTCGCTCTTCCTAGAAGTGAAAAATCTAAATAGGTATACCTTGAATAAGCCAATAACAACTGAAACTTTAGCTGCGTCGGCTGCAGCAGAAAATCCAGCACTCTAGATATATAAGATATATAATCTACAGTGAGCAGAATGGAAATGAGAAAATTTCGttgaaaataaagtaaaatgtATTTTAACAATTAAGTACCTGAAGAATAGGACCTGCATAATACAGAACACTAGGTTGACCTGTTATCTATTGTAATAAGGTGTCGAATCAGACAAACAGCAGAAATAATTCTCCATATTTCCTTCAATATAACACGAATAAAGTGGAAATATGCAAACACAATTATGATAATGATGAAATAACTCAGCGCACTTAAGTGCAACAACCTGTTGAAATAATACTAGCCCCCCACCAATTATGAATGCTTTCAGATTTGGACCCTGAAACACCTCTAAGAAATTCGCCTCGGATTCCTGATCCGCATAGGCAGACTTCAATGAGACAAGACTCTCTTCTATCTGCTTCTCGGATTCTTTGTCGCCAGGTGGTCGGCCTCTTAATTTGCTAAGGGAAACGATTGCCTTCTCCTTCAAATCTTGAAAAGAACCTTTTCCTTGTACTGCTTTGAGAAGCAACCACCGAGGAGAGGCGGGGAGAGTCCACATTCCGAGCCCCATTAACACAGCAAGCGGAGCACTGAATCCATACATGAATCGCCATCCACCAACTGTACTAATCTGAAAGCTTCCCACAAAATAACCCACCTGCGTGATAGTTCAAAACTCAACTCAGTAAACTCTTCAGTTGATAAAAGACACATAAAAGGCAATTATGTAATATATACCAGAATCCCCAAGACAATGAAGAGTTCTTTTAATGATACTAGAGTCCCACGGATTTGTGACGGACAAGTTTCTGCAATGTATAAAGGAGCTCCATGCATGGCCTGTAATTCATTTCGATTGTAAGATGGTGCAGAAATATTCTATATTACCAAAAAAACATGTTATGTTTTAAAGTAACCTACCAGACCTATACCAAGTCCATAAATCAGCCTTCCTGCTAAGAGAACACCAAGTTCTGGAGCAGTGGCAGTGATTGCACTACCAAGTAGATACAAAAGGGCTGCACCGATGAGTTGTCGCTTCCTCCCTAGTGTTTTGTTTTAGCCAAATTAATACATTTAAAATAAGAGTTCAATTTTGGTACATTGtcaatgtaaaaataaaattagactGTCAGCAAATCATATTCAATCATATGTACGACTTTAGAAGTAATTATGATTGATCAGCAAGTCAACTATTTTGAAAGATCTGGTTATTATTTGATTGGCAATGAATCTTTACACCGATAatgtatatgaattaaatcctgaaaataataacaataatctAAAGAAGTCCAGTTTCTGCCATTTTGGATAATGTAAGTAAGCAAAGGATATTTACCAATGAAGTCAGCAATTGCAAATGCAAGAAGTGAGCCAAAAAGAGCCCCGTATAGAGAACCACTGACCTATGTTTGACATTAGGAGTTAGACTCTAATGTGTACAGATGATCATAACTTTTCCATAAAATGCAAGATGTTTTCCAATGATGACACAGAAATCATACCACAAGACCAAGCTGAATGGAAGAAAGATTGGACCAAGCGATACCGCTAAGCTCAGGTGACTGTAAATTCAATCAACAGTAcaaaaaactatttatttatgttacTGCACTAACAAtagaaaaagaataagaaattaTTGACAGACACCGATTGACAATTTTTTACCTGCAGTGAAATTGTAGCACCGGATGTGGCACCAATATCGTAACCGAATAACAAGCCACCCAATGCAGGGAACACAAACCTAAATTTTGAAACGACATACTAAATTAACACATACACACAGACCAGGATCGCTTACATATATTTTCAATCCATGATCATTAGGAATGATGTTTTTCTGACCACGGGAGAAGATAAATTTAGCACGATCGACAAGGCATATaaatgcttatgtataagcGATTATCATATaaatgcttatgtataagctatttttatatataaaaaaaaaaggaagaaaaaaaagtcaaacttttttttttggattacaaGAGGACCATAGCctgataagaaaaaattaacgCCTAACAAGGCGAGGTGTAGAAACACCGATACAATCTGATAAATATAAAGATCTAATCTGAACAGGACACCGTTCACAGAGAATCAAATTAGTACCAACTTCACAAGCCAAATTTGCTAGAGCTTCCGCACACAAATTTGATTCATGAAAGAAGCGACAAATACAAACCTCCCAATCCATCTCCAACAACCTACAGatattcatcaacaaactcCAGCCAGTTACAGACCCACCTTGTCTGTTCAAAAGAGTAGTCACCACTACTTGAGAGTCGACATGTAATTCAACTCTTtgaatagcttatgaaaataagctttaagttattttcataaactcgcTCCGCTCTCTCAAACTGTTTCAAGTGTTTATGTCAGCAGAAAAACTCACCTAAGTCGATCCAAACATACTCTTTATGTTATGGAATGAATCCCAAGCTTAATTGAAATTCAGCCAAGAATCTCAGTCTTACCTACTTACACTTTTGCACATGTTATGAACCAATCCTAATCTCAATTGAAATTCAGACAATTATCTTACTCTTGCCTACTTAAATATATCATTCTCTTTTGCAAATCGTATTCAAGCTTACTACTTAACCAACACACCTTACTGCTTGCTCTTGCCAAAATTGTCTGAATTAGACATTGAAATTCAGCCAAGAGTCTCGATTTTTCATGTAAATAGTTACTTTCAATGTCTATGAAGCAAGAGCAAGTAGTAAATCATCACATACTTTGATACATTATTATAGTTTTTCACATTACTATCTTAATCAATGCCTTAGAAAGAAAGGAAAGTGTGAGAAACATACGGAAGAATTACAGAAGACCAAGAAAATTCCTCTTGGGAAGTTGCATCAGAAGCAACTGACTCAGAACTGTTCCCAGCAGAATACTCCTTCTGTGCTTGAAATCGAACCTACTCAGAAGATGAATATACCAAATTAGACTAAAAAGCGTGAAACTTTAAACTTTGATGAGTTTTTCAAGTTTGTGCGTTCTCACGTTGAATCTACGGTTATGAAGAGGGTGAGATGTAAGAAGTGGATAAGTGACACGTGTTGTCGACAAATGATTGTTAATGGAAGAAGAAATGAGGCGCGGATTGATGGTAGTTTTTGAGTTGTTTATTGTTCTTTGATGGTGAAGTGAGTTGAATAGAGAAAGTTTGAAATTGATGAGAGGTGTTGATGATGATGCCATTTGAGGAAAACAAGAATAAGACAGTGTTGATGATGATGCCATTTGTCAGGAGTGAGGAGGAATCATGGTTGTTTGTTATCTGTTTGTGAATCTTGTTGAAAAGTAGTAAATGGAATCATAGTGTGTGATGCAGGAAGCACAGTCAAAGCCCGATGGCTAGTCCAGCACAACCCAATGTCCATATGGGCTAAATGGGCTTGGCCCATAAGGCCCGATTACATTTTGAGCTATATTTTTTAGGCCCGGCTCATCCGATACTGTGGGCTAATGGGCCATAGAGGTGTCAAATGGGCTAGCCGAATGGGCCGACCCGCCAAGACAGAATTGTTTCCAGGCTTGTTAGCCCGGCCCGATcaagcccgattaaaatatgggctagcttGAAGAATGGGTCATGGGCGGCTCGCAAGTccgaataaattataataaaaaaaaactaaataaatttaaataatttgtttcagATGATTTGAACTTTGTTTGTATTATAAGAATTTCTTTTGTCGTCCTACGAGTTTCTCAAATAtcattcgctacttaagtagcggatgagtagaAATAGGGCACCCGAGAAACTCGTGGGtaacggatgagtaaaaatagggcgcacgaGAATTATTGATcttatttataatgttgagtttgagcactaaaagtaaaataaaaaaataaaaaaaaaataaaccgaGCCGGCCCGAAAGCTCGACAACCCTTATCGagccgggctcgggcactaattttggtagcccgttttttatccggaCTTTTTAGCTCGGCCCGACGAAGACTGAAGCCCGACTGACCGATCCAAAATGGGtcgggccgcccgttttgacagctctaatggGATGGCCATCACCCGACCCTTTTTTGGCAGTTCTACATACAATGCATCAACTAATCTCTTTCCGAAGTTTTTTCACTATGCCCAAACATTAGGTAAGCCCACATGCTTTCTACACCTCCTTAAATTAgttttattagattttttttttatgatagaattttttaaataataaattcagGAGGTGGTGGTGACCGGTCAACGGCCTGATCAACGTTGGATAGTGTAAATATTGAACTATAGAGTTGAAGagagtaaaataagaaattgaAAGATTTCATTGAaattgtttgtttgaaaaatttTCGAAAAACTAATCGGAGGTTCTtatctccattttttttgtttacaatgacaCAAGGAGAATTGTGTgtatatcataaataaatgatCGGCCAACATATTTATGTAATATgaatgatcaaagtgttatgcttcactatgccaatttatttatttaattttaatttctactattattattattattaattaattaatggacAAATCCACACAAATATTCACAACAATATGAATGTAGTTGattattttaacatatttttttacagAGGTATGTTGGTAATTTCGTAGAAAAGGATAGAGTGGTAAAATTGACCGTGAACACTTTGTTGGTCTTGGTTGGACTGTAACCAAATTTGGAAGTTAAATTTACTTTTTCACACGTACGGTATTAGAGAAAGAGAAAGGGTAAGTACACCAAGTACCAAGTTTCTTTTACAAACAGTTTATGTGTAAGaggaaacaaaaaattaaagggGGCAAAATTAAGCAGAGATTAGATATACCTCGGGTGGAGGAAAGAGAGAGGTGAGACAAGTGAGATAAAGAGGTGAGTAAGGAAATTCTTGATTGCTGCCATTGAtttggaaagaaagaaaggtCTTAGTGTTGGTGTACGAAGaaatgtcttttttttcttatggGATATTAAATTTCAATGGCAATTAAATTTTCATTCCCTTGACGTACAAAGAAATTAAGTTGGTGTAATTGAACAAATAATACACATTATCAAATATGTAGTCTAGGGTTATGTGTCTTAAACAATGACTGTTTAAAAAGTCTATTTGTTTATACGAAGATAAAAGATTAGTCATGATACTtaatataatgttatttatgagACTTTTGACTTATCAACTCATATAGTAGCATGGATTGGCTTAAATCAATCGAGTTCTCGTGCTTTGGAACAATACATAAGCAAGCCTAGATAAGTTATATGAAACGCTTATGATTATAACCAAAATTTAGTTGCTCTATTTTTGAAACTCAGTATTGCTTCCtaaaatacaatataaaacaatttaacttCCTAAAATTCAATTATTCTAGAAACATGTTATGAAGGTCATGTCTTGAACATTTTGAGCTTGCTTTGTTttcatttgattaaaaaaaatcattttgaaacTTATGTTCCAAAACTACTTAATTTCGAATTCTAAATTCTGAATCCCTTCTTAAGGGCATTTTGGCCATAATATGGGCCTGTAAGGCAATAGATGGGGCCATTTTTGCAGTCTGATATAACAGGTTGCATCACTGATGCTTTCATATGACGTTTGCCTAAACTCGGGCTCCCTGCCTTATCCATAGTGGACTCTTGTGTCTCAAATATTGGGTTTTCCTTACTTAGGCATGTATCATTATATCATACAATTCATGTAATAGTTGAACACAACAAGAATAGCTGAAACCGAAGAAACTAATATGACTGATTTTGTAACATTGAATAAATAACATATCTATTTATTATTTCAGctatcactacaagaaaaaggTCATTTACTGGCGGCCATAAACCCTGAAAAAGTGGAAAAAACCGCCAGGAAATTATGAAATGACCAAATTTACTGGCGGCCAGAATCCGCCAATAAATAACTCGCCGGTAAATTTATTGACGGTCCAAACCGCCACAAAGTGAAAAGCTCCACATCGACTCATTATAGGCGGTCGAAGCCGCCAGTAACTCCttagtaatttaaaaaaaaaaatattgaaagcaaattatttttttacgcaAATTGAAAGCAATCCAGCAATCCAGGTCCAGTAATATTCATTCTTCttgcaaaaaaaatcatattatccTCTTGAACTTCTTCCAAATTGCTTCATAATAGATCTAAAAATTAGCAAGTTTGTTCTTCAACATTAATAATTAACATGAATTTTCAGATCTGTTCCAACAACTTCCATAAACCTCGGTTATTTTCCGATCTGTTCCAACAACATCAAGGTGAAAAATGATAGATCTGTTCTTCAAATCAATAGATCTAAAAAATAATGAGATGAGTTTTGTAGAGAAGAAATATATGAGTTAGAAAACGGTGGTGGTGTGGACAAACCGGAGAGAGAGGAAGAATAgagaaaaatttggttttggttgttggtggtggtggtggttcgCAGAGAGAGGGGaagaatagaaaaaaaattgattttggttgttattggtggtggtggttcgCAGAGAGAGAGGGGAAGAATAGAGAAAAAATTGGTTTtggttgttggtggtggtggtggttcgcagagagagagaggaagaatagagaaaaaattggttttggttgttggtggtggtggtggttcgcaaagagagagagagagagaggaagaatagagaaaaaaattggttttggtACATAGTGTGTTAAAACTTTCAGCaaattatatcaaaataaaaataaaaaatggcaGCACATTTATTGGCGGTGTAGACCACCACAAAATGTCACATTTTTTGCAGAAACATTTACTGGCGGCTTTAGCCGCCACAAAATAaaagttactattttttttttaatatatgagtaCTTTGTGAGGGTTTTCTTAGTTAGTGAGGGCTTAAACCCTCAGTAACTTACAGAGGGCTTAAACCCTCAGTAAATTTCGTCGGTAAATAAgagttttcttgtagtgtatgaAATTTGGCCTTCCAAAAGAAGTCAATTGGAAGAATGAGGGGTTCTAACCCCCCGTCAAAAATCAAGGCAACACTGTCTATTGCACGATTCTTGCATACGTTGCTTCCATGGAAAGCTTAATGACTATACAAAACCGAGAGAGCAGTTTAATATTGGGCTTTCCTTACATAGGCATGTATCACTATAGCATACAATTCATGTAATAGTTGAACACAGCAACAAGAATAGCTGAAACCGATGAAACTAATATGACTGATCTTGTAACATTGAATaaataacatatttatttattatttcagCTATGAAACTTGACTTTCCAAAGGAAGTCAATTGGAAGAATGAGGGGGTTCTAACCCCTGTCAAAAATCAAGGCAACACTGCCTATTGTCCGATTCTTGCATATGTTGCTTCCATGGAAAGCTTAatgcagtgttttaaaaaccggaccggaccggccggtcgaaaCGGGAATCGGAGCCTGTCCGGTCTGGTTCATACGTTGGATCGTCCATGTTATTGGACCGGAGAGAACCAGAAAAAACCGagaaaaccggtgaaccggcggtTTTCCCGAACCGCCGGTTTGATTACATCCTGTTTTTTTTCGTCCAAAATTCCAAAACGATGTCgctctttcttctttcttcttccctCTTTGTTCGGTTCTGTTTCTTTGTTTCTATTCTGTATTTTGTAGGTTTAAAATGGTGTGGTTTTTTATGGTGTTGTGTGGTGGTATTTGGTAGAAAATTGTGGTTTTTGTGAGGAAGATTATGGTTTAATAGTTTCTGTTTGTGGTTGTTGATGAGTTGTGGTGGTTTtttatgatgatggtgatgaatgAATTGAAGGATGTCAAAAATGGTGGAGAGAGGAAGCGCATCTGTTGTGTTTCTGTCTCTCttctttctctaatttttttattgagtttTATAGACAAAATTAGGTTTTGGTGTCCATTGAACAAATTTATGAACCGGATTCAAGGgtgttttggaagaaaaaatggatTGAAGTGATTTGTGTTTTTGCTTGGAGTGTAAAATTGGTGAAGATTGGGTGAAAAGAGAGGAAGGAAGTGTGTTGCTTGTTCAGTTTCCTGTGTTTCCTGCTTCCTTCTTGATTCCTTtgatgatttttggttttttttaatgaaattaaatataaattacaataataatgataaaataaaaaataggctttaatgcagttttgatcccctattttgaaaaacctgaacttttgatcccctattttaaaactcagcacttttgatccccctattttagttttttgttagttttagtcccccacctcaatttggtcaaacttttgcttatgtgtcatgctcactgatgacgtgacattgtacatgtggacaaaCAATTTCCTTAGATAGTGTCCCGAGCCCcaatcttttgcttctttgattGCAGTGATGTAAACACGATCATCTTTAAGGAATCCCATTGCAAAACATGCATCTCTATAGGTCAAATATTGTGTCATCCACATGTACAATGTCATGCcatcagtgagcatgacacataagcaaaagtttgaccaaattgaggtgggggactaaaactaacaaaaaactaaaatagggggatcaaaagtgctgagttttaaaataggggatcaaaagttcaggtttttcaaaatagggggatcaaaactgcattaaagccaaaaaaataagaagaaaaagaagggtTGGGGGACGTGAttgttgctgtttttttttttttttttttatatttataataataatgataataattgtgATAGGTAGTAattaaaaatgacataaaaataaaaaggaaataataataataataataattatgataattaATGGATGGAATATAAAAAGGGAATAAAGGGGGATAAATATGGTAaataatacaaaacaaaataaaaataataatataaaaaacaaccggtaaaacaaaagatttttgacctttttttaaagataaatttatctgatttaataactatataattttattacatagaccggttcattccaccggtttaatccgatttaatccggtttatcatgcagttcgaccagtgacccgaTGGTTGGACCAATAAACCAGTGAACCAGTACCCTCACCGGTTCgatgtccggtccggtttttaaaacattggctTAATGACTATATAAAATCGGGAGAACGGTTTAATGAAGAGTTCGGACCTGCCTATCCAACTATTAACTCAATACATCATAGATCGTTTTGCTACCAGATATGGGAAAAAGGGATTTAAGGTTGCTGAACTTGGTTTAAATATGATGTGTGTCATGGATTTGCTGGAATACAAGGGAATACCTTCGGAAGAACATTATCCTTTTAAGGGGTTTAacaaacaaaagagaaaatattcCCATAAGCCGTGCATTGTCGAGTGTCGACCCTTCCCTTTTGTTCTGTAGCCTAAGAAATCCAATAATTGCTTCCCATCTGCATAACTTGAAAGAGAACTTGATAGAGAAGAATAATTGGAACAAGTGCTCCTCTAAAAGCAATATTcataactaatatatttaatctaaCAAACTTTCCTTTTATCAAACAGTTTATgtgtaagaagaaaaaaaaaatcaaagggtGGCAAAATTAAGCAGAGATTAGATATACCTCGGGTGGAGGAAAGGGAATGACATTGGTGGAAGGACAAGTGAGACAAGTGAGATAAAGAGACGAACAAGGAGTTCTTGATTGTTGTCATTGATTTGGATAGAAAGAGAGgtcttagtgtttttttttattaagagagGTTTTAGCGTTGTGTACGAAgaaatgtctttttttttttcttacgtTATATTAAATTTCAACGGCAATTAAATTTTCACTCCCTTGACGTACGAAGAAATTAAGTTGGTGTAATTGAACAAATAATGCACATTATCAAATATGTAGTAGATAATGTCGGTTTAACAAGTCTATCTGTTTATACGAAGATAAAAGACCAATCATAAACTtaatataatgttatttatgagACTTTTGGGTTATCAACTCATATAGTAGCATGAATTGTCTTAAATCGATCGAGTTCTCATGCTTTGGAACAATACATAAGCAAGCTAAATAAGTTATATGAAACATGTATggttataagcaaaatttagtTGCTCTGTTTTTGAAACTTAGTATTGCTTCCTGAAATGCAATATAAAGCAATTTTGCTTCATGAAATTCAATTATTCTATAAACATGTTGTGAATGTCATGTCTTCAACATTTTgagtttgatttattttaatttgattaaaatatatcatTTCGGAACTCATGTTCCAAAACTACTTATAAAGTAGTTTTTAATGTGAGAAATGCTCtctcatatatttatattcaaactttatgttatcaaaatattaaaacatatgtacaaaaaaaatgtctttttttttgca
This portion of the Trifolium pratense cultivar HEN17-A07 linkage group LG3, ARS_RC_1.1, whole genome shotgun sequence genome encodes:
- the LOC123914723 gene encoding polycystic kidney disease protein 1-like 3, giving the protein MAQLERPQSQRYVDGSKNPATIQTMEQLLRGEASKSSKSKLSPSKSSSSSACSSPSSPFFQRLRHHDTEEDHGQNQKKSVMTKVKEKAKKLRHSLSKKRHEDWNPISPSSGSGQEGDGAEEDAECRGAPMYESEKAPEGYNGYVRQHSRMSPKSPQKHVLSNNEKLGLEQAREKTLNRSLSKKTTQPAAAPAATAATTPSGPSKILTKPVAEKNLTPAYAEGSETAQYITSKFQGLSVSKPGEHHSSSTTAATTHKPSSLTIRASRTPPAKMPSQTGQSTPRASSNPMGTPTPSPPASAPPIASSTSPTSQIWDKGVSVKEYLMNKFEPGEDEKALSKVISEAMSPRRNPGDVGVIEKVREAVTSLLRTEEPTKPEDTNTTNTTHTPSQVSASTSTTRTPSQVSASTSTTRAPSQVSASTTTTRGPSQISASSTTTRSPSQVSASTSTTRTPSQLSASTSTTHAPSQVSASTSTTRAPSQVSVSTSTTRAPSRIPVSFNAQEAVQEENHGRILQAN
- the LOC123918601 gene encoding D-xylose-proton symporter-like 3, chloroplastic → MASSSTLSYSCFPQMASSSTPLINFKLSLFNSLHHQRTINNSKTTINPRLISSSINNHLSTTRVTYPLLTSHPLHNRRFNVRFQAQKEYSAGNSSESVASDATSQEEFSWSSVILPFVFPALGGLLFGYDIGATSGATISLQSPELSGIAWSNLSSIQLGLVVSGSLYGALFGSLLAFAIADFIGRKRQLIGAALLYLLGSAITATAPELGVLLAGRLIYGLGIGLAMHGAPLYIAETCPSQIRGTLVSLKELFIVLGILVGYFVGSFQISTVGGWRFMYGFSAPLAVLMGLGMWTLPASPRWLLLKAVQGKGSFQDLKEKAIVSLSKLRGRPPGDKESEKQIEESLVSLKSAYADQESEANFLEVFQGPNLKAFIIGGGLVLFQQITGQPSVLYYAGPILQSAGFSAAADAAKVSVVIGLFKLVMTSVAVLKVDDLGRRPLLIGGVSGIALSLVLLSAYYKFLGGLPIVAVGALLLYVGCYQISFGPISWLMVSEIFPLRTRGRGISMAVLTNFASNAVVTFAFSPLKEYLGAENLFLLFAAIALVSLVFIITSVPETKGLSLEDIESKILK